The window GCCTGCTCGGACTTGGCCGAAGCACGCTTGCGCACCGCCAACGCGCCGGACAACACGATCAGCGCCATACCGGCGGCGGCGATATAAGACTGCTGTTCGCCAAATATCAGATAGCCAAGCAGCGTAGAGAAAATAATGGTGCTGTAAGAGAGAATGCTGACAATCACCGCATTGCCGCCCCCGTAGGCGCGAGTCATGGCGATCTGCCCCAGGCTGCCGAAGACGCCGATGGCGCAGACGCACAGCAGCATTGCGCCGTCCAGCAAGGAAAAGCCCAGTAACGCAGTCATCAGGCAGCCAACCAGCGTTCCCACCAGCGAGAAATAGAACACCACGCGCAGTTCCGGCTCTCCACGCCGCACCAGCTTGCCGACGTTAAAGTAAGCCAGCGCGGTCAACAGACCGGCCGCCAGCCCGACCAGCGTGGCAACGTACTCCCCGTTGGGGGCGTCGGGGCGCAGCAATACCAAAATGCCGGCAAAGCCCAACAGCACGGAAAACAACAGCCGACCGGTCAGTTGCCCTCGGGTCGTGATGAACGCGATCGCCGACTGAAAGAGGGGATTGGTATAACCCAACGTGGTGGCGGTGGCGATCGGCAGATGTATCAGCGAATAAAAACCGCAGTACATCGCCGCATTGCCTATCGCCGCCCGCTTCATATGCAATCCGAGATGACGGGTGCGAAAACCGAGGCGCTGGATCTTGATCAGCGCCGCGACGATCAGCACATTGATGAGAGAACGATAAAAAATGATGTCGAAAAATCCGACCGTCGTCGACGCCAACTTGATGCAAGCACCCATCAGCGCAAAGAACCCGCTGGCGACGACCATCCACAAAGCTACCATGATCTTCTCTTATTAACGGCCTTTGGTCTGGGCCGTATCAACACTACCCGGCGGCTTTCACCGTCAACGGTTTATCGTCCGCGCAAGCGAAGAACACCAGCATTTCGGCGCCTTGTTCGCCGGAAACGCCCTGGTGCACGATATCCACGGTATCGGTAAACGAATCCCCCTGCCGGAACGTGCGGCGTTCACCGGTTTTCCTGACGGTGAGCGAAACGCTGCCGCCGCTCATGTACACTGCGCTGATGCAAGGATGCGTATGCCAGGCCAGTACCTTGTTCGGCTCTACCGTCACCTTCAGCATGGTGATCTGCGGTGCGCCGGCGGGATACTGACGATATGCCGTGCCCTCCCACGCGCTGTCGGTCTTGAGCAACGTCGTTTTGACGATGCCTTCGCCATGCCCCTCGGCAGCCTGAACCGGCCCCTGAAATACTGCCAACAATGCCAAAATGCTCCACTTAACCATCTGATCGCTCCATGACTGCCGCGAGTAAAAATGCCAGGCGCCGCGCGCGGTGAACCTGGCGAGTTGAAAAAACAGCGTTGTGCTACAGTCCTTTGATGCGCTGCTCGTATTCCGCGATGCTCTCGGCGTAGTAGCGGTTAGGCGCCGCAAAGTTGCCCACCATCACTTCGATGAGGTACGGCCCCGGATGTTTCGCCGCGGCGTCGAGGGCTTCGTCCAGATCCTCCAGCGTCTCCGCCTTCGCGGAGGCGACCCCCAGGCTGTTGGCAAACGCTTTCCAGTCATGGTTGGGCAAGGCGGTATAGTCGGCGGAAATGCCGCGATTTTGCAGCGTGTCGATGTGCATGGCGCCGTGCGCGCTGTTGTTCATCACCACGAACACCACCTTCACACCATAGCGCGCGGCGGTCTGAATTTCGATGCCGTGCATCAGCATGCAACCGTCGCCTGTCACCACGACGCAATCCCGCTGCGGTGCCGCCAGCTTGATGCCGATGCCCGCGCAAATGGCCCACCCCATCGGCGCCAGGGAGCTGGAGGTGTGATAATCCCCCCGCCCGGCCGCCAGCCAGTGATGCGCCATGAAAATGCGGTGTGCGCCCGAATCGACCACGACGTTGGTATCCGGATTCATGCGGCTGCGAATGTGTTTAATCGCATCGCCGGGATACAGCCGGCTTTCGCCCTGGGCGATGCGCGCCTGCAACGTCGGCTGCGGCTGTTCCAGCGGCAGTGCGCGAACCCCTTCCAACCAGGCGTCACGCAAGTGAGCCGCGTCGCCAAGCCGCGCGTCCTCATCGCCAACCGCGGCCAACAAACAGTGCAACGTACCGCTCAGGCTGGAAAATATCTGCAGATCCGGCTGGTAATGCGAGCTCACTTTGTCGAAGTCTTCGTCGATCGCCACCAGCGTTTTATTGCCGTGCAGTCTCGGGTTCCAGTTCAGACTGTCGCGCTGGCTGAGATCGCAGCCCAGCACCAGCAGCACGTCGACGCCTTCACCGTTGAGGGTTTCTACCGCGCGGGCATGCCCGGCAAAACCGTAGACCCCTAATGCCAGGGCGTGCCCTTCGGGAAACGCGCCCTTGCCGGACAACGTCGTGGCGACAGGCAAGCGGTATTTTTCCGCTACCCGCAACAACAGCGCGGCATCCTGCGGATTGTTCATCCGGTTGCCCACCAGGCAGGCGACGTTCAGGCCGCGCAGCAGATAATCATGCAGCAGCTGTTCCACCGCTTGCACATCCACGGCCGCTTCACGGTGCTGCGGCACTCGCTCAGGCTGGTCGCGACGATCGCCGAACGCGGTTTTCTTCTGCATGTCGACCGGCACGCTCAGATAGGCGCGCCCTTTCCGCTGTGGGTTCAGACTGGAGAGGCTGCGGCGCAGCTCATGCTGCAAGGTCAGGTTGTTTTTCGTTTCTATCGCGGCGCAAAGCAACGGTTTGACGATGGTCAGCTCATCGATGCCGCTGTTGCTGCCGTCCTGAAAAGCGCCCTGCGCCTCGTGATAGGTGGCGATGCTGCCGGCCAGGTACAGCACGGGGATCTTATCGGCTTGCGCGGCGGCCATCGCCGGCAGGAAATTCATGGTGCCGGGGCCTGAAATGCCCAAGCAGACGCCAAACTTTCGGCTGGCGCGGGCATAGCCATCGGCCATAAATCCGCATGCGGTTTCATGGGCACCGACGATGCCGACAATCTCGGAACGGTCAATAGAAGTGATTAACGGGTAAACCAGTTTGCCGGGGACCAAAAAGATATGTTGAATGCCGCGCGCTGCAAGGCCTTGAATAATGATATCGGCGTTGTTGCGTTCCATCTTCTCGGCGCCTGGCGCCACGGTAACTCTGACTCCGTCCTCCGTCGCCAGCGCAACGGGGGGGCACAGCATCTCTGCGTGAGACTCCATTTTTTTATATCCAGTCATATCATCGTGAGCTAACTTGATTCAGAGTCGATCCCACTTGGCGGTCGCCCAGAAATAACGGGAACCGGCTCTTATTCGTATTGCTTATGCATTAGGGTAGCCTTGGTGTAAAATATGCGTCGGGTCGCAGCATAAGCGCCGATAAGAATAAGCATTACCAGACAAAAATAAAGGTGCAAAACCGCTTCACGGTGATGCATTTATACATATCCTGAAACATTATAAATAATGATGATACGAAGCATTTTTTTCGGTCCCCACACCAGAATAAACACCGCATCACACCGCTTCCTTCCCCCTCCCGCCAGTCTGTACAGAGGAGGTGCGCAATGAACTGGGACGACGCCCGATTTTTTCTCGCCGTTGCGCGCTGCGGCACGCTACGCAAAGCCGCCAGCCAGCTGCATGTCGATCAGGCGACCGTCGGCCGACGGCTCTCCGCTTTCGAAGATGCGCTCGGCTCCAAGCTGTTTATCCGCACGCCGAAATCCTTCGCCCTCAGCCCGCTGGGGGAAGAAATGCTGGCGGACGTGATGAAGATGGAAAATGCGGTGCAGGCGATCAACCGTAAAGCCGCCAGCGGTGACGAAAGCCTGTGCGGCAACGTGCGCATCGCCACTACCGATACCCTGGCCGAAGCCTTCGTGATGCCGGCGCTGCAAGATCTGCGGGAACGCTATCCGGCCATCACCGTCACGCTGCTGACGGCGGTCAACATCGCCGATATTTCTTACCACGGCGCAGATCTGGCGATCCGCGGCGCCCGTCCCGATGACGATGAGCTGATCATCAAACGGTTAGCCACCATCGAAATGGGCCTGTACGCCACTCAGCACTATTTGGCGCGGCGCGGCATGCCGGTCAAGGGCGAGCAGTTGCGCGGCCACGATCTGCTGATGTTCCCGCGCGAGCTGGTGCCGCGCCACTGGAACAATTTCTGCGGCGAGGCTCTGCACGAGCCCAACGTCGTGCTGCAATGCAATTCGCAGCTGCTGCTGCGTTCCGCCACTCGCAGCGGGCTGGGCATCGGCCTGCTCTCCGCTTTTTTGGCGGACAAAGACCCGGAACTGGTGCGCCTGTTCCCGGAGAACAAGGACTGGGTGGATATCTGGCTGGTGCTGCACCCCGATTTGCAACGCGCCGCCCGCGTGCGCGCGGTGGTGCAGGCGCTGGAAACGTCGTTTAGCGCCCATTACGGCTGAGCGCCGTTTCGCCCATAAAAAAAGGCCGCCGAAGCGACCTTTTTACTGTCTGAAGCGTTATCAGAACGTCGGCTGCGCCATCTGCACCAGCGAAATCAGCGGCTGCGGATAAACACCCAACAGCAGCACCAGCGCGGCGGAGATCAGCACCACGACGCCACCGGCGGTCAACGCCCAGTTGTTCGGGGTGTCGCGCTGCAGCGATTCCGGCGCGCTGAGGAACAGGCTGACGGTCACGCGCAGGTAGTAGTACAGGCCGATGGCGCTGCCTACCACGACTGCGCCGGTCAGCCACCACAGGTGTGCGCTGACGCCCATTGCGATCACGAAGAACTTACCGATAAAGCCCAGCGTCATCGGAATACCGGCCAGCGACAGCATCATCACCGTCATCACCGCGGACAAGATTGGCTTATGCCAGAACAGGCCGCGGTAAGAGAACAGCGAATCCGCATCCGGGCCGCGGTATGGGCTGGACATCAGGCTGACCACGCCGAAGGCGCCCAGGCTGCTGAACAGGTAACCGGCCAGATAAACGCCGGCGGTTTCCAGCGACAGCTGATGGGTTTGCACCGCAATCAGCGCCACCAGCAGGTAGCCCAGGTGAGCGATCGACGAGTAACCCAGCAGACGCTTGATGTTGGTCTGGCTGATGGCCATCAGGTTGCCGAACAAGATAGAACAGAACGCGATGATCGACAGCACCAGGCGCAGCGCTTCGTTGTCGGCGGCCGGGGCATACAGGAACAGACGCATCACGACCGCGAAGATCGCGATCTTGCTGGCGGTCGCCAGGAAGGTCGAAACCGGCGCAGGCGCGCCCTGATACACGTCCGGCGTCCACAGTTGGAACGGCACCAGCGACAGCTTGAAGCCCAGACCGACGATCATCATGCCCATGCCGGCCAGGATCAGCGGCTGGTGCATCATGTTTTCCTGCAGGCTCTTGCCGAGGCCGGCCAGCGACAGATCGCCGGATTCGGCGTACAGCAGCGCCATGCCGAACAGCAAGAACGACGACGCGGCGGCGGACAGCAGCATGTACTTGATGGCGGCTTCCAGCGGGCGCTTCTGGCGATAGGCGTAGCCCACCAGGCCGAACAGCGGCAGCGAGATAAGCTCAATGCCGATGAACAGCGAAGCCAGATGGTTGGCGCTCGCCAGCAGGATGCCGCCCATGGCGGCGATCAGCACCAGCAGGTAGAACTCTTCGCGGTTATCCGGATAGCCGACCAGCCACGGATAGGCGAAGGTGCAGGTCGCCAGACTCGCCAGCAGCACCAGCCCGGTGTAGAACATCGAGTAGCCGTCAACCCGCAGCAGCGGGGTGACGTCCATTGGGCCTGCCTGGCCGACAAAGTACAGCGAAAGCAGCGCCAGGTTGAGACCGATCACGGTCAGGGTGGCGTTGATAAAGTGGTCGCGTCGCCACGCAATGCCTAGCATCACAACCACCACCGTCAATCCGACGATCAACAGCGGCAGCAGTGCGATCAGTTGTTGAGGAGTTATTGTCATGGCGAATTACGGCCTTGTTGTTGAAATTGCTGAAACTGACGAACCAAACCAGTGTTGCACGTTGCTCATCGCCGCGTTGGAAGTATCCAGAATCGGCTGCGGGTAAACCCCCAGCAGAACCAGCAACACCACCAGCAGCAGAATGATGAACAATTCGCGCGCGGTCATGCCCTGCAGCGGCTGGTCTGACTTAGGCGCACCGTAGTAAGCGCGCTGCATCATGATCAGCGAGTAAACCGAAGCGAACACCAGACCGAAGGTGGAGATCACGGTGATCACCGGCACCACCTGGTAGCTGCCGAACAGAATCATGAATTCGCCGACGAAGTTACCGGTACCCGGCATCCCCAGCGTAGCCACGGCGAAGAACAGCGACAGCGCAGGGATGAACTTGATACGCCCCCACAGGCCGCCCATCTGACGCATGTCGCGGGTGTGCAGACGCTCATACAGCTGGCCGCAGATGATAAACATACCGGCGGCGGACAGACCGTGCGCGATCATCTGGATCACGGCGCCCTGGTAAGCCAGCTGGCTGCCGGTGTAGATGGCGATCAGCACGAAGCCCATGTGCGATACCGAGGTGTAGGCGATAAGACGCTTGATATCGGTCTGCGCGAACGCCATCCAGGCGCCGTAGAAGATGCCGACCACGCCCAGCCACATGGCGATTGGCGCAAACTCGTGCGAAGCCTCAGGGAACAGCGGCAGGCTGAAACGCAGCAGGCCGTAGGCCGCGGTTTTCAGCAAGATGCCCGCCAGGTCGACAGAACCTGCGGTCGGCGCCTGGCTGTGCGCGTCCGGCAACCAGCCGTGCAGCGGCACCACCGGCATTTTCACCGCGAAGGCGATGAAGAAGCCCAGCATCAGCAGATATTGCACGTTGTGGGACATCGGCGTTTGCAGCAGGTCTTCGTAATCAAAGGTCCACACGCCGGTGGCGTTGTAGTGCACGAACACCAGGCCCAGGATCGCAATCAGCATCACCAGACCGCTGGCCTGGGTGTAGATAAAGAACTTGGTCGCCGCGGTGATGCGGGTTTTACCGTCCGACGCCTTGTGGCCCCACAGCGCGATCAGGAAGTACATCGGCACCAACATCATTTCCCAGAAGAAGAAGAACAGGAACATGTCGATGGCGAGGAACACGCCGATAACGCCGCCCAGGATCCACAGCAGGTTGAGGTGGAAGAAGCCCTGATATTTCTGGATTTCACGCCAGGAACAGAGGATCGCCAGCACGCCCAGCAGACCGGTCAACACCACCATCAGCAGCGACAGACCGTCCAGCGCCAGGTGGATGGAGATGCCGAAGCGCGGGATCCACGGCAGCAGGAATTCGCTCTGCCACTGCGGAATGCCTTTCGGCGTGGTCAATGTATAGCCGCCCTGCATCCACAGCTGCAGAGAGAGCGCCAACGTCAGCCCCATTGCGATCAGCGCTATCCAGCGCGGCACCTTAGTACCGAAGCGCTCAAGCTGCCAGCACAGCAGACCGCCGATAAAGGGGATAAGAATTAGCCAAGGTAATAGCATGGCGTTTTGTGTCCCTTATACGAATAATTTCAAACTTTGTACGTAGCGCCTGCCCGGCGCTACGCCCGAAAAATGCGTCTGTTTAAATTATTCAATTAAACCAAAATCAACAGAGCCAATACGACCACTGCACCCACACCCATAGACGCTATATACCAACGCACCTGGCCGTTCTCGCTCACCGTCAGACCGCGGTTCCCCCAGCGGGAGAAGACGGCCGGCAGGTTCATCAGCGAGTTCAGCGGATCGCGCTGCAGCAGCTTCGCAATGCCCAGGTACGGCTTGACGAACACTTTGTCATACAGCCAGTCGAAGCCCCAGGCATGGAACCACCAGGTCGAGAAGAAACGACCCGGCGCGCTGTTGGCGATGCTGTTGACCAGGCTGCGTTTGCCCAGCCACAGCGCGGCCGCCAGCAGAATGCCGACGATAGCCACCACGCCGGAGGTGATTTCCAGCGTCAGCACGCTGCCGTGCGCCAGTTCGGTCGTCTCCGGCAGCACGCCCTGCAACGGCGGCACGATCATCGCGCCGACGAAGGTGGACAGCACCAGCAGAACCAGCAGCGGCAGGTGGTGAGTGATGCCTTTACCGGCATGCGCTTTGATTTTCTCTTCGCCATGGAACACGATGAAAATCATACGGAAGGTGTACAGCGAGGTCATGAACGCACCGACCAGGCCGGCAACCATCAGGTTGATGTGGCCGTTAGCCATCGCGCCCGCCAGGATCTCGTCCTTACTGAAGAAGCCGGCCGTGACCAGCGGCAACGCGGACAGCGCCGCGCCACCCACCAGGAAGCAGACGTACACCAGCGGGATGCTCTTGCGCAGACCGCCCATCTTGAAGATGTTTTGCTCGTGGTGGCAAGCCAGGATCACCGAACCGGACGACAGGAACAGCAGCGCCTTGAAGAACGCGTGGGTCATCAGGTGGAAGATCGCCGCGTCCCATGCCTGCACGCCCAGCGCCAGGAACATGTAACCGATCTGGCTCATGGTGGAGTAAGCGAGCACGCGCTTGATGTCGGTCTGCACCAGCGCGGCGAAGCCGGCCAGCATCAGAGTGACCGCACCGACGATGCCCACCAGGTGCAGCACTTCCGGCGCCATCAGGAACAGGCCGTGCGTGCGGGCGATCAGATAGACGCCCGCGGTCACCATGGTCGCCGCGTGGATCAGTGCGGAAACCGGGGTTGGGCCCGCCATCGCGTCCGCCAACCAGGTTTGCAACGGCAGCTGCGCCGATTTACCGACCGCGCCGCCCAGCAGCATCAGGGTCGCCCAGGTGATGGCCGTATCGCCCACCGCCAGTTTCTGCGGCGCCAGGATCATCAGCTCGCGGATGTTCAGCGTGCCCAGCTCGTTGTAGAGGATGAACAGCGCGAACGCCAGGAACACATCGCCCACGCGGGTGACGATAAAGGCTTTCATCGCCGCCGCGCCGTTGGCCGGATCTTTATAGTAGAAACCGATCAACAGGTAGCTGCACAGGCCCACGCCTTCCCAACCCAGATACATCAGCAGCAGGTTGTCCGCCAGCACCAATACCACCATGCTGGCGATAAACAGGTTGGTGTAAGCGAAGAAGCGCGAATAGCCCTCTTCACCGCGCATGTACCAGGAAGCGAACATGTGGATGAAGAAGCCGACGCCGGTGACCACCGACAGCATGGTCAGCGACAGGCCGTCCAGCACCAGGGTCACGCCGATATTGA of the Serratia marcescens subsp. marcescens ATCC 13880 genome contains:
- a CDS encoding DMT family transporter, with the protein product MVALWMVVASGFFALMGACIKLASTTVGFFDIIFYRSLINVLIVAALIKIQRLGFRTRHLGLHMKRAAIGNAAMYCGFYSLIHLPIATATTLGYTNPLFQSAIAFITTRGQLTGRLLFSVLLGFAGILVLLRPDAPNGEYVATLVGLAAGLLTALAYFNVGKLVRRGEPELRVVFYFSLVGTLVGCLMTALLGFSLLDGAMLLCVCAIGVFGSLGQIAMTRAYGGGNAVIVSILSYSTIIFSTLLGYLIFGEQQSYIAAAGMALIVLSGALAVRKRASAKSEQAAVA
- a CDS encoding cupin domain-containing protein, giving the protein MVKWSILALLAVFQGPVQAAEGHGEGIVKTTLLKTDSAWEGTAYRQYPAGAPQITMLKVTVEPNKVLAWHTHPCISAVYMSGGSVSLTVRKTGERRTFRQGDSFTDTVDIVHQGVSGEQGAEMLVFFACADDKPLTVKAAG
- a CDS encoding thiamine pyrophosphate-binding protein, with protein sequence MESHAEMLCPPVALATEDGVRVTVAPGAEKMERNNADIIIQGLAARGIQHIFLVPGKLVYPLITSIDRSEIVGIVGAHETACGFMADGYARASRKFGVCLGISGPGTMNFLPAMAAAQADKIPVLYLAGSIATYHEAQGAFQDGSNSGIDELTIVKPLLCAAIETKNNLTLQHELRRSLSSLNPQRKGRAYLSVPVDMQKKTAFGDRRDQPERVPQHREAAVDVQAVEQLLHDYLLRGLNVACLVGNRMNNPQDAALLLRVAEKYRLPVATTLSGKGAFPEGHALALGVYGFAGHARAVETLNGEGVDVLLVLGCDLSQRDSLNWNPRLHGNKTLVAIDEDFDKVSSHYQPDLQIFSSLSGTLHCLLAAVGDEDARLGDAAHLRDAWLEGVRALPLEQPQPTLQARIAQGESRLYPGDAIKHIRSRMNPDTNVVVDSGAHRIFMAHHWLAAGRGDYHTSSSLAPMGWAICAGIGIKLAAPQRDCVVVTGDGCMLMHGIEIQTAARYGVKVVFVVMNNSAHGAMHIDTLQNRGISADYTALPNHDWKAFANSLGVASAKAETLEDLDEALDAAAKHPGPYLIEVMVGNFAAPNRYYAESIAEYEQRIKGL
- a CDS encoding LysR family transcriptional regulator produces the protein MNWDDARFFLAVARCGTLRKAASQLHVDQATVGRRLSAFEDALGSKLFIRTPKSFALSPLGEEMLADVMKMENAVQAINRKAASGDESLCGNVRIATTDTLAEAFVMPALQDLRERYPAITVTLLTAVNIADISYHGADLAIRGARPDDDELIIKRLATIEMGLYATQHYLARRGMPVKGEQLRGHDLLMFPRELVPRHWNNFCGEALHEPNVVLQCNSQLLLRSATRSGLGIGLLSAFLADKDPELVRLFPENKDWVDIWLVLHPDLQRAARVRAVVQALETSFSAHYG
- the nuoN gene encoding NADH-quinone oxidoreductase subunit NuoN produces the protein MTITPQQLIALLPLLIVGLTVVVVMLGIAWRRDHFINATLTVIGLNLALLSLYFVGQAGPMDVTPLLRVDGYSMFYTGLVLLASLATCTFAYPWLVGYPDNREEFYLLVLIAAMGGILLASANHLASLFIGIELISLPLFGLVGYAYRQKRPLEAAIKYMLLSAAASSFLLFGMALLYAESGDLSLAGLGKSLQENMMHQPLILAGMGMMIVGLGFKLSLVPFQLWTPDVYQGAPAPVSTFLATASKIAIFAVVMRLFLYAPAADNEALRLVLSIIAFCSILFGNLMAISQTNIKRLLGYSSIAHLGYLLVALIAVQTHQLSLETAGVYLAGYLFSSLGAFGVVSLMSSPYRGPDADSLFSYRGLFWHKPILSAVMTVMMLSLAGIPMTLGFIGKFFVIAMGVSAHLWWLTGAVVVGSAIGLYYYLRVTVSLFLSAPESLQRDTPNNWALTAGGVVVLISAALVLLLGVYPQPLISLVQMAQPTF
- the nuoM gene encoding NADH-quinone oxidoreductase subunit M, which codes for MLLPWLILIPFIGGLLCWQLERFGTKVPRWIALIAMGLTLALSLQLWMQGGYTLTTPKGIPQWQSEFLLPWIPRFGISIHLALDGLSLLMVVLTGLLGVLAILCSWREIQKYQGFFHLNLLWILGGVIGVFLAIDMFLFFFFWEMMLVPMYFLIALWGHKASDGKTRITAATKFFIYTQASGLVMLIAILGLVFVHYNATGVWTFDYEDLLQTPMSHNVQYLLMLGFFIAFAVKMPVVPLHGWLPDAHSQAPTAGSVDLAGILLKTAAYGLLRFSLPLFPEASHEFAPIAMWLGVVGIFYGAWMAFAQTDIKRLIAYTSVSHMGFVLIAIYTGSQLAYQGAVIQMIAHGLSAAGMFIICGQLYERLHTRDMRQMGGLWGRIKFIPALSLFFAVATLGMPGTGNFVGEFMILFGSYQVVPVITVISTFGLVFASVYSLIMMQRAYYGAPKSDQPLQGMTARELFIILLLVVLLVLLGVYPQPILDTSNAAMSNVQHWFGSSVSAISTTRP
- the nuoL gene encoding NADH-quinone oxidoreductase subunit L codes for the protein MNLLYLTILLPLIGFLLLAFSRGRWSENTAATVGVGSIGLAALVTVYVAMDFFAQKAAGVQLFEQSLWTWMAVGNFNIGVTLVLDGLSLTMLSVVTGVGFFIHMFASWYMRGEEGYSRFFAYTNLFIASMVVLVLADNLLLMYLGWEGVGLCSYLLIGFYYKDPANGAAAMKAFIVTRVGDVFLAFALFILYNELGTLNIRELMILAPQKLAVGDTAITWATLMLLGGAVGKSAQLPLQTWLADAMAGPTPVSALIHAATMVTAGVYLIARTHGLFLMAPEVLHLVGIVGAVTLMLAGFAALVQTDIKRVLAYSTMSQIGYMFLALGVQAWDAAIFHLMTHAFFKALLFLSSGSVILACHHEQNIFKMGGLRKSIPLVYVCFLVGGAALSALPLVTAGFFSKDEILAGAMANGHINLMVAGLVGAFMTSLYTFRMIFIVFHGEEKIKAHAGKGITHHLPLLVLLVLSTFVGAMIVPPLQGVLPETTELAHGSVLTLEITSGVVAIVGILLAAALWLGKRSLVNSIANSAPGRFFSTWWFHAWGFDWLYDKVFVKPYLGIAKLLQRDPLNSLMNLPAVFSRWGNRGLTVSENGQVRWYIASMGVGAVVVLALLILV